acgggttacctgctagataatgaataatgtcacctggtcatatgggacatatatatgattcatatatttatctcatattgatcaggattttagagttttattttacgaaaagtttaatgaacggtgtttctgcctttgaacagttttgtcatcgacagaaagattgtttatttcacttgttatcaaaattattgtagtttctcttttgtttttcataacaaacgtgctGGCTTGTGCGacggataaaaatatgtatttgaaatggcttcatgtttggcattgactgagttatatattaatacccaaaatttttactagtcggtgtgtgagctcgttcgttaggactgagagtaaaagtccggctgttctggtgaaggggatagattttgttcttgttttataatacagttttcctgtcacagttcgggcagtttaaagagaattgtattattgaataagaagggatctgaacccacttcattagatcagttttttatttatttttcattaataattaacgtcgcgattaaccagtggatgccaaattgggggccattatcataaaggtaggtgactactgagtcattgttttaaattttccataatcacaacaaatttaatcttcactagcagccaagcgagtagcccttgaaatattcatatttttattgttatttcataatttataattataattctaatttttttgtacaaataatttattgttttgttttaattatcaaaaccagtacgatcatttcttgttttcatttccccacctttacatactcggtgtaggcacatattgcttacatatttggtggaggtttatcctgccgtccagatcttgtttacataattggtggaggcgCCGGGTTGTTGGAGATCGTCGAATTTTCGCCTTCGGAGTATATCGTCGCGAATATACAGGCCAACACTACAGTCACTTGCGAAGGAGGTTCGTTTCATCATCTTCAACCTATTCCGGGAGCAATGTATGTGGTTTTACCCTGTCATTGCGAGATTTCGGTCGGCGGGAGAATAATGGTGAGAAAGACTTTTCCGTGTGACGCAAATGTTGATAAACAACCTCAGGTTCTCCATTACTTACCTTTGCATTGGGTTAAGTTTAATTCgttgaaaattgatgttttgcaaccgcatttcaatcctaattttgttaattttagcgaaattttaaaaactgatatagatataaaggtTCCGGAATTTACAGTTCAAGATGTAATATCGTCAGAtatatttcacaaagtagatcttcCAAATTCTTGGGGAGATGTTGTAAATTCCtctagttttgttttttatatattattggcTGGTTAGGGTTTTTAACTTTATGCTGTGCATATTTAGGCATCAAGTTGTATGTGTGTAAATTATCTGCTGTAACGGTAGCACAACCCAAGATACATATAATCGATAGTTAGGAGTTATATGGTTACTTTTCGATGGATtaactgttttattgttttttcttgaCTATATAGTTATGAGTCATAATGTACTTATAAAGTTTTTTTgacatatatatgattcatatatttatctcatattgatcaggattttagagttttattttacgaaaagtttaatgaacggtgtttctgcctttgaacagttttgtcatcgacagaaagattgtttatttcacttgttatcaaaattattgtagtttctcttttgtttttcataacaaacgtgctGGCTTGTGCGacggataaaaatatgtatttgaaatggcttcatgtttggcattgactgagttatatattaatacccaaaatttttactagtcggtgtgtgagctcgttcgttaggactgagagtaaaagtccggctgttctggtgaaggggatagattttgttcttgttttataatacagttttcctgtcacagttcgggcagtttaaagagaattgtattattgaataagaagggatctgaacccacttcattagatcagttttttatttatttttcattaataattaacgtcgcgattaaccagtggatgccaaattgggggccattatcataaaggtaggtgactactgagtcattgttttaaattttccataatcacaacaaatttaatcttcactagcagccaagcgagtagcccttgaaatattcatatttttattgttatttcataatttataattataattctaatttttttgtacaaataatttattgttttgttttaattatcaaaaccagtacgatcatttcttgttttcatttccccacctttacatactcggtgtaggcacatattgcttacatatttggtggaggtttatcctgccgtccagatcttgtttacataattggtggaggcgCCGGGTTGTTGGAGATCGTCGAATTTTCGCCTTCGGAGTATATCGTCGCGAATATACAGGCCAACACTACAGTCACTTGCGAAGGAGGTTCGTTTCATCATCTTCAACCTATTCCGGGAGCAATGTATGTGGTTTTACCCTGTCATTGCGAGATTTCGGTCGGCGGGAGAATAATGGTGAGAAAGACTTTTCCGTGTGACGCAAATGTTGATAAACAACCTCAGGTTCTCCATTACTTACCTTTGCATTGGGTTAAGTTTAATTCgttgaaaattgatgttttgcaaccgcatttcaatcctaattttgttaattttagcgaaattttaaaaactgatatagatataaaggtTCCGGAATTTACAGTTCAAGATGTAATATCGTCAGAtatatttcacaaagtagatcttcCAAATTCTTGGGGAGATGTTGTAAATTCCtctagttttgttttttatatattatttggctgGTTAGGGTTTTTAACTTTATGCTGTGCATATTTAGGCATCAAGTTGTATGTGTGTAAATTATCTGCTGTAACGGTAGCACAACCCAAGATACATATAATCGATAGTTAGGAGTTATATGGTTACTTTTCGATGGATtaactgttttattgttttttttcttgacTATATAGTTATGAGTCATAATGTacttataaagtttttttttctcttcttcaatattaaaaaagtaaagaactggcttatacacgtacgggataggaaaattatgtttgacgcatcatcacgtctgaactactggacgaattaacttgaaattttccatatacattcttaattaaccaaggatggttataggcctattttcaatttttcaaaatatcattacgtcaagttttcattttgtcaaattttgaaatagctccttgcggagcacgggttcctgctagtaagAACATAGTTGGGGAAAAACACACAATTCTGTAGTTTTAGATTTTGGACGGAGTCTAACAAATGCACATCAACCCAGAAACATTCGTTTGCCTGATATTAGTTTCAGTACCGTACACTATTATCTAAACAAGTTTCAATTTGATATTTGTTGTGCTGAAGCTTCAAGAAATACTCAATATCTATAATGAAATAAAGGGAAAAATGGCTTattcacgtacgggataggaaattcacgaattatTACAGGAAATAAAATTAAGGAATaagacgcattatcacgtctgatcAACTGATTCAATGGactcattaacttgaatttttgcatatagattgttaatttaccgaggatggttataggtctattttgaaTTCGTCAAGATTTCAATATAGGTAAAGTTTTAATTCAAATCAGTTAACCTTGCAGTTTAGTGCACGGGttagcacgggttacctgctagataatgaataacatttctGAATTTATCAATCTATATATTAGATCAAATTATGTTGCTACGGTAGTATGTAGAGTTCATATCATACTCTCTTCCACTATGGTGAGTGTCTTCTTAATAATTAAGAGTAATTATTACTAGGATTAGAAATTAATTCACTCTAAATTAGTGGGAATATTAATTAAAGAGTCAATTCTGCTTTTCATAAAGGTACAGTAGCAAATATAAGCCTATtatgatttcaaatatattttcagaTATCTATAGACAATGGTGGCTGGAATTCAGGTTTCTCTTCTGGTCGTCGTCTTACTCTCGGGATACGCTGGACTCAACCGGGCTGATTCAATCATAGGTATGTTTGGAACTGATGGGAAGATCATAGGCCCTAATTTAAGTTGATATTTGCAAtggaaaattaatgaatgattatGATCTAAAATTTTTTCGTTCATAATAGTGATTATgaacaaaacatttttgtttacGTAAAAATACCCGTACAGCGAAGAGCTTCTCATCCAAAAAGCTGAtaaaaacaaggaacaaataatcaaatagaatagaagttgatataaaactcaaatcatggaatatcaattttgaagaatttgttagttcgattttttaatttgaattatttgtctCTCAAATAATTTTTCCCTTTATTACTATGCAGAGTGTATGAGCTGTTCTGTTGGTATAAAGTTTCAAATTCCCCAGTTAtgtaattttatcaatctgttTTATAATGATTGAAAAGGTGTAAATCGATAATGGCTAGGCCTTTAGCTGAAAAAAACCATCAGGCAAAAATTATATCCCAGACACATGAGATGATTTTTAACcaacaaaaacataatataatactccTGTAtcttgtgaataaaaattgtcAGTTTCCTGTAAGTCAATGATATTATATAAGGCTTGTTATGGGTTCAACATATTTCAGCTCACATGACTCTggtattgtattttataaaaaatataccaTTTTTTCTCAACATCCAAACAATGTGGGATGATATATTATAGGCTAGTTGCCTATATATAGTTGAAGTTTGTAGATGGGAAAatttcatttgttcaaatgctattgaataaataatataatattaaacgaaaatccaaatttaaaCACTGTGAGCCATCCCAAAgaattctgctactgcaaatatcgaTAACAGAGTAAACTGCAAATAATTCCGACAGATCATTTTTGGATAGTGGCTTTCATCAAATTTccttctagctgttcaccctgttgtcaatatttgcagtagcagaagtcttcggtaTCGTTTACAGcatttttgaattttcgttcaatataataataattcaagacaaaattacaaagttgaagaagttttgggcaatagcctgttttatCTTTTCAGAATCATAAAAGAGTATCAATTTaattagatgatattattacaGATGGACAGATTGCAGAAATAGTGGATGATGGTACAGTTCCGGATATTCCACTTCAAGAGGAAGCTATTTGCAAAGAAGGCAAATGTACATTGAAACTCAACATAAGTATACCTTGGGATAAATCCCATTTGGAAGGTATAGTGTTCATTCTGGTTCAAAATATtacttcaataaaaattaattcagtTTTTTGTCAAAGAGCATAATACATGCCATAACAGaatcaagaaacaattattactaaaATCGAATTAGAAAAAAGCTTTTTAATTCATGTTGTCCATATCTTTCACATTTCAAGGCAAAACAATGAATAGTTTCACCGACATGTGGAATTGTAGATCTGATCACCAGATCTAAAAAACACTAAAAATCACagtaatttcttatttcattaaaatgatCGGGGGTGAAAAATAACCAAATCGCTTGTGTTATTTCACTCCCAAATGTGACAGAAATATAGTTCACTTGGAGTCACTGAAACGTTTTTGCGTTAccaaattatgaatgaatatgtTGAGTGTTTATATTAATAACCGTTTGATTCAAATAGTAGGTAATATGACAAAAGCCGGCAGGCTCACTATGCCCGCCTCATCGACAAAAACAACGAGAATTGAGACCTGCAGGCAATCGATTGAGAGTGCTTGCTTTGTTGGCATATCCATCAAGACCATCAATAGTTGCTCGATTCAATCAAATGTTCTGTTTATTTGAAGTTTCCAAACTATATATAGGCTAGGTGtgtcaaaataatatgaattcaaATTCTCAAAATGATTTTGAATTCCTATTATTCACATGGTGAATGAACATTATCCTGAAATTAATTGGAGCTCAACGTGGTTGGGCTCAGAGCGCAAAGCCATGTTTGTTTTGATCATATTTGCTGATACTTCAATCCTGATAGGCCTATACAGTACCACCTCATGAGCTTCATGCAGCAATATATACAAGCCGTTCTGTAAAAACCCCTAGAGAAGGCATCACTCTATTTTTTACTCATTTTACATTTTTACTCATTTCACATTTTTTACCCAATTAACATATTTTTAGTAGAGGGAACTTAAGAGTTTAGACAGGTTTTTTTGCTCgaaaatcccctcccccctctcacccctcgtccatcccgcctccccttccccccgcccgcatggtggggggtgttcttaaaagtagatttccccttccccttgtccagtggcgatgagggggatgaaaagagagagatatatatctttctctctctctctttctaaaaatagatttccccttccccttgcccagtatagatgagggggatgaaaagagagagatatatctctctctcaaatagatttccccttccccttgtccagtggtgatgagggggatgaaaagagagaaagatatatctctctctcaaatagatttccccttccccttgcccagtatggatgagggggatgaagaaagtgaggggaaaaataatttccctttgagggggaaaaaattcccttgctgacagattaaagtgaatccttctctctacatctatgctgacagattgaagtgaatccttctctctacatctattgctatgctgacagatCAAAGTaaatccttctctctacatctatactgacagattgaagtgaattgagaaattctctattgctctacatctaatgctatactgacagattaaagtgaattgagaaattccctatcactccACATCTTtactgtcatattaaagtgaatccttctctccacatctatactgtcatattaaagtgaatccagagagaggtcaatgatctaagttcttttacattttttatctgcaatatcgtacaagcatttccaaagttcatcggaatttttaacaacagataatgctgaatcatttgtacaatcataatgtagatggccgctgtctagtatatcgagcaatttgaatatttcagataaaattggaaagtatacattttctgtttttgttaacagtaaatcaacatcttgacatcctgttgaaaatttaatattcttggcaattgaatcaaattcattaaatgaaattcccatcaagagacaagttaattttttgaattttgaaaaaccataacactgcatgttaacggcttcccagatgtttgacatgtgtctctgttctataaattaacAATGTGCAAGTGTTGTACCTACAACTTGAAGACAGTCGTGTCTCGcctgtataaaaaagatcacacCACACACGTTGCTGTTGACACGTCTAGCTCTGACCGAGTACTAAACTAAAAATCATGAGtggggatattggaatgaaaaatcatttgaacacagaaaaagtatatttacacatttcaccagcacaactattcataatttcatcttcaattccaattaacttatctatacacaaattatgaggatgataataacatagatagtctcttatgtcatttaaattaaccgtgcttagaaaaatgtcttttaattgtttcgccaaactataattttcatgagttgatttcctaattgcactttcacactcatcataccaatcaatacagtttttcaacctcacttccaacttgTTGTCAGCGgtcaaccactttctcggatccatgataagcgaatgaacaaaactaagtgtaggctgttactattatagagtaattaagtggcctttcttcattaattgcagacagacaacatgtacgtgctttatgcagtctcaatgcatgcatgcaataaacacactgaatctctttcctgttgtagaagaatccataacgagcaaagtttcttttctgcgaaTTCATGTACTTCgcggccattttcatactttgcattcgattgttttcacacatgaaattatttgtttgatacatatttttaaacaacaaataattataatgttgggcagagaacAAAGCACAACTTccatctggtctatttttatgaatgttacacacaccatagcaccatgaactagtgaaaaagctgaaatcgggttttgcaaaatcctttggtatacattgaacgttagtatgtaatcttcttaaaaactttgctttctcagttccttttgtgaaaattttctcataacctacaaggtaatcacgtattaatgactcactgtattctaaatctccatcctcccattttattttatgatagtgacgttctaaccatgttacatagttatacaattttgcactcaattctgtctttgcaaatggtgatttgaaatggaatacaatataattattaaactgatcaattatggcaagttctttcacaataatttgattacaatcttgtttaaaccagtgaagatcaactgtagcaattttcatACTtgcttgcttgtccacttctttctcttcggcgGGCTCGTCGAATCCtccatctttctcctcctcctcacgtttctgctcctcctcctccacctgcagcggcttctggatcggtgtactgcaccttggttcataatagaaactatcggaatcaagatcacactggataccaatagactgagtttgcgctttgtccaaaatatcagaacacaaagaataggacattttagatgttacctgtttaaaggtgaaactgataatgaaccaaatttgtcagagtgcacaccttatataatattgcagccggtgcactctatcaataaaattactgaacttctttcaccatgctcgtcagaggtgtgtactccatcacacgatcgctaattaaaacgcaataggcagaagtatttgcaggtactgcactattaaattccatttcaatacgaagatctgtcgatgatttcaaatgacttgcttgGTGCGAACAGTccacaacaatcagcggtgttgattcacaaaacattttaaagtcaatttctgttccgagttcgctattgattgaatgattataatacgagggcatgaaatccaaaaacatccggtataatacctccttttcacctagcagattttcatatggataatactcggtgttcaaatatactttaacattgtaaataccgcagctattgaaattaaatattgattttttaattttattcttacgatcagtttgaaatgcaattataacgtattttggactatcaaaactcgatgtggtgcgaactgcccaagaatggttaagtgaattttgcaaatttggtaattcacaaatttcccaatgccggaaacctaatttcagtggagtgtcagcatcgagcagtctcaataatttcagtcttacatgatcttctaaagttatgtagggcattctccattgcagttttgtaattttcacactaacgcttgttccacttgcggactcaacacaatttaggtttgtcggtgacctcaataagacgagttcctgtttcaaatttaaaattattctttgaaaatcttcaaaaaacgggaggattaatttgagtggtacacagaaagtgaatttattatccgttagctcatatcctgctctgtcaaaaccagccaggtgatatgtgtttttatcgagcatattcttcactagtatagctttaactgtagatgttaatccaatcaatcttgatttagaaatttgctgacctgctaattcatatcgtattttgtcaaaaaggttgccgattacgttactgcttaatttatagtctgccgcaactggtgcatcagttgggtctgttcccggttttgtacaatatacaaattatttttgtacaatatacaaattaatatacagttattttgtataataactgttccctcaataaatataaatgatttgcaaggtaaagaatagacatctaaagaatttatgccaatacgtgcctcgtcagagttttttatttcctgtcccgaataaactgtatgagtgtgaaattggaatttggttatatcattataaaactgaaggtctgtctccacgtccagaatttcactaattgctgccgctCCTCCTCCTAACATTCCGCCAATCAACTAACCGCCAGTCAACAAGCCGACAAAGCAcatttgtttttaggtgttgacgctctcatgttcgtctctctaatgacattgcgtgtacacgtcttatttgaacgtggattgaaaacaagataacccattacgtttacttttgtttttcacgtatgtgcaacctaattgtaattgtatctccacggaaatcaataaacgatccgttctggtctgttacctttacattaatagtttgaattcgatgcgtattcaaaggtacataaataattggtgatggtactttgtttattaaatagccgctaggaacctttggtgaaaattcgtagattatatgtttttgttttccgtcagagtaactaccacatgctaaattacactcgagtacaatactaccaatgcttgttatgttaaccaaatgctgagaataatgccatttatttggttccaaaacaacattatcaaaaccaagtatcttaccaaTTAAATCagtacgtgttaaatcaatggctttatcagaatgaatttcaatcttcatagtatttacgtttgctcgtataataagtttattcttcttcttctcattaatattcaatttattctttaaagattttataatatcctcaacttcatatgcacccatatccagctcaattaatctatcaccatatttgaagctggaatttgttcctttgttaatgtttgcaatactattgtaactacaaaaattaatcaatccaatttcccattcacaatttttatccaattctataatttcttgtaaatgttcgtagaggttacttgtgttagatcttaatgtaataacaaccatcttgtaatgtgtgttcagcacaaacacttaattacaactgatttgcaagaaacaataatgtaagatgaccacaaaaatcactatttaatggttgcatgtgctctacattataaaatatatttactccaatttcttttttccaatatttgtccaattcgtatggcggttgtaaatttccaattggatcaaaataccaaacaatGGAGCAgacttttttatatgcaacccGATGTGTGCCTTCCTCGCTTTCCctcgctaaattcacaatggcattctagttttttagaatttttttgggtaatgcatctagcatatatatatgCTGAATCTCTTATACCTCTTATATCTCTCATATCTCTTATATATACCTCTCagccgaatctgtaataattttgaccaatcaatcaaatcataattactcatctccttcaatattcatgtcttcttattcttcctactcttctttgttgttctacgtttcttaacttgtttttgagggaataaactcactccatatgatgatgggggtggtggggggggtggaattaaaaccctccccccactagttatttgaggaaaaggcttcaaaaaatacccttttcctgcaatatgctttttcaactgagctatagctttgcgtctaatatcattactataacttctcctctcattcttcttcttcttcttcttctttctcaaagacccaccaaatgccgctttagctttcatgacgtttgtaacaagatagctaagtgctttctcagcAGGAGGTGTttgtggatttttgaaaatgtcctgttgctagagctctgtcagctaccgctcgagttttattatcactattttgtgtgtacgctatatcatgtaccttacaggctctatctaatgaatttataccttgatcacctctctttaacctttcattaacctttgtgccAGGGCCACACCACTGGTATCCCGGAATATGAATTTCATCCTGGAgattatcaattaccttatttaaaatagttgatgtgacattacctgccaaacctgacacaccctTAAAAAGTTTTgtcgctgaactcaagattcctttacctcgtttcctcgaactctgctttctcctacataccattttctcacctttcaactcaatggttgaacattaactgaggttaattaattaattaatcattacaccaaCTTGATCAAAAGAAAAtcgaattggtttaattttcaatcgagttggaaacgAATTCACATGCTattgctatgtgcttataacattgcttgaatgataagaatattatttcaaataacaaataatctgaaaaggtgaaggcaatttgaaaagggggaAATGACGCCGCCATCACGCCCACCCACATCTGCAGGAACacgtgccaaaacagatgtgggaGGGAGCGAGTCACCGAAGCGAGCGCttggctgtgtgtgtgtgtgtgtgtctgtgtagcagtaaagactactgagcatgctcacaacaaactataaaaggggcgctcaccttatttaaatatcattcacaacagagtgtAAGCAGGTGAACCATTTCttctgtgtttctactattcattgtgaacttatcaacaacaacaggtaagaattgaaaacaatttttataaaaacaatattacaatttattcaccACTTTTACACATAcatacatctatacaattcgtaTCACATAAGTCGACGAATTGTATAGATATGAAAATTGTtaatgcttaacaatttttatatcagtcCAATTCCCCGACTTATGTGTTAccatcattacaaaatttttacaCTTAGCGTTAAATTGCTCTATTTTCTCTGTgctaatgcaggaagcaaatcgtTGCAGTAAATATACCTCACTCacagatttgcttcctgcattggtaatttttaaaattacccGTCGTCCATGCATATTTGTTTGTTCCCTTGCTGCAATAATGGGGTAGGGAGTGTGCTCCTTTAATTCTCTCAGCGGGATCCAGGGTTTGGTTGCAGGCTGGTTGATTAGTTGCACAAAGTCCAATTCATCCCCCGCTCGCCACACCTCCTCTACTAGTGGAACCATGGATGAGTTGTGCTCCATAGCAgctcgtttctgttgaaaaatatttgattagtgtcttatttgtttcagattatcatcatactagagaacttgatcaatagattattgatctctacatcagattattgtcataatctcaacttgccATCATCAGATTGGCattctctgcataaagtgagtaatatcagttattgaaataatatttccttgctatcaaataatttatgcatgattgattactttaaacaataatatctcataattcaatttctaatcagttcaaataatattggtaacaaataattgatgcatgaacgTTCTAattggttcaaataatattggtaacaaataattgttgcatgatcgattactttaatcaataatatctcataattcaatttctaatcagttcaaataatatttccttgcaatcattttctaatcatttcaaataatattgctaacaaataattgatgcatgaacatactaatcagttcaaataatattggtaacaaataattgatgcatgatcgttctaatcacttcaaataatattggtaacaaataatttatgcatgatcgactactttaatcaataatatctcataattcgatttctaatcacttcaaataatatttccttgccatcaatttctaatcatttcaaataatattggtatcaaataataataataatcaagggcttgtatgtgcacagatttttttaacaatcaatcatggaaaaaaatctgtacacacacaagttgataatatttgttgaaactaacctttgtttgaGAGTA
The sequence above is drawn from the Nilaparvata lugens isolate BPH chromosome 2, ASM1435652v1, whole genome shotgun sequence genome and encodes:
- the LOC120349782 gene encoding uncharacterized protein LOC120349782, which translates into the protein MSSPPSSYILPDSPPAHQRVLNYWQRKAAIAAAESSAAAPVVSPLNVEPPSPGGEIVVGDSPIQCLAPAATWAPRRAVLTTLPNIRQKQGKRKLTFEEEAEVSGDEDESIYSQTKKRAAMEHNSSMVPLVEEVWRAGDELDFVQLINQPATKPWIPLRELKEHTPYPIIAAREQTNMHGRRVILKITNAGSKSVSEVYLLQRFASCISTEKIEQFNAKCKNFVMMVTHKSGNWTDIKIVKH